The sequence GACCACGTCTTCACTGACAATGGTGCTGCGTTGAGAGAGGTCTTTGGCGCTAATAGCTTGGGCTATATGAGAGACCTCACTTAGCTTGACCAGCAAATAGTTTTTCAGCAGCCAATAATTGGTTATACCTATAATGGCGCCAGCGACTAAGCAGCCAAGCGAAAACCAAATTTTCATACCCGCTTTGTATTCAACAAAAATAGACGCATAAAACGGGAAAATGAGTCCCATAGTAAGCCCAAAACCGATGAAAATGAGAAAGATTTTACGCAAAATACTCATAGGAGACACTCCCTTAGGGCTCCAGTGTTTTCTTTAAGCATAGCAGCTGATCGCTTATCAAAATCAGTCTCGTTAGCGAGTATTTTGGTGTGCGCTCAACCCGCTTTAACGGGGTGTTTAATCACAAATAAGCAATGGTATCTACCGTGATTCGCGAGTTGTATACTGTGTAATTAGTGCCAAAATGGGTTGGGAGAAGTTTTTTGCGCCATGTTTTACCTTTAAATGCCAAGGCTTTGCAGCCGGGCATAGTTTGCCTAGTCACGTTGTTTCTGGTGCTCCTCCCTTCGCCGGCATTCTCTGACAAAGAGGTCAATGCGTCAGTGCCCGCCGACGTACTCGAATTTTCCTATCCAGCGTCTTCCGATTCTTTTTATCAGCAGCGAAATGATTACTTCGTACAAATGCTCACGTTAGCCCTTGAGCGCAGCGGCAGGGCCTATAGTATTAAGCCCGTAGCAGTTGCGACCATGAACGAAAAACGCAGTAAAATTTTTATAAAATCTGGGCGCTACAATACGCACTGGATGCTCACCAACAATGAATCTGAAAATGAATTGCTACCCGTTCGCATACCGCTTTACAAAGGGTTGATCGGTTGGCGGTTATTAGCCATTCACAAATCTCAACAAGACCGTTTCGCAAAAATCAATAAAGTTGAAGAGTTAAAAGCCCTTACTGCAACGCAAGGATTAGGCTGGCCAGATGTTAGCATTCTACAAGCCCATGGTTTTACATTGCGCTTAGGCGTTGAATGGAATAGCCTCCTGGAACTTATGTCAACACAGCGTGTGGATTACATGCCTCTAGCGGTTAATGATATTTGGTCCACGACAGAAAGGCTGCACAAAAAAAATCTCGTAGTAGAAAATCATCTCGTACTTCATTATCCCTCGGCCTATTATTTTTTCTTGGATAAAACGTTAACTGAACATGCAGCAGCGCTTTCAGCCGGTTTGAATAACGCCATTGCAGACGGCTCTTTCGATCGATTATTTCAGAAGAAGTTTGGTGACGTCATTACACATTCTAAGTTAAATCAACGACGTGTACTAAAACTCAACAACCCCCTCATACCCATACGGACACCGTTACGAGTGCCCTCGTTATGGTTTAGCCCGCAAGCGCCAGCTAAAGACAACTTAGGTTATGGGGCCTCCGCTATTTAATCGTTAAGGAAACGCTGATTAGGTCGCCAATTTTGGCATAACACATAAAACTATTCTTTTAGCGTTCATTATGGATCCGCTATCATTTTCTGAAACCGAATATACCGCCAAAAAATGCAGAACACGTCGAGAGACGTTTGTTAAATAGATGGGTACGCTGGTTCTATAGAAATAATTGGAAAATACAATCCGTCTGCGTTCAGTACGGCCCTCGGGCATGTCGTAGTGAATTACTTTTTTTATTGTTTTTTCAGGCTATTGGTTTGTAGCATAGATGTTATCGAACGCAATACTACGCGTAGTTCTGGCCGTGCGAGTATTGCGTTAGGTCGGTTTTTTCTTTATAGCTAATACACAAACTGCGCGTGTGATTATTCAGTTTGCCTCGTGACATAAATGTCACGTCCAAATATATCGGTATCACCACTCTGATCTGTTACTGTTAGGGTAACGTTGTAGTTTCCAGCTTGCGTATAGGTGTGGGTGGGGTTTTCTTGAGTGGATTGGTTGCCGTCGCCAAAATCCCACAACCATTGTGTTACCTGACTCGTACTGCGGCTATCATCGGTAAAGGCGGCCGTTAACGATTCGAGCGTAGCAATATAATGACTGAGTACCCCTTCTTCAAATAATTGTATTTTTACCGTTTTAAATGCATCGCTAACGTCGCTTGCTGGCCAGCCTGCGGAGGCAGCTTGTTGTTGAACACATTCAGCCGCGAGAGTAAGTGTGGTGTTGGGAAGCCAGCACTGTCTGGCTGCGCTTATATACACTCGGTACGTTTCTTCCAGCCCCCAGTTTTGAGATAATAAGTAAAACGGATAAGTGATCATACCGATTCGCTTATAATAGTTATCGCCGGCTTCGGCATAATCTAATGCACTGGGGATGGCGCCGTATTCAGTGACTATGTGATCCAGTGTGCGCACGTTACCGGCGGATTCTTCTCCGTGAACCCAGTTATCTTCACTGCTCGTCCATTCGTATTTCGCCATTACCCCAGATATATCCCCAAAGGCTTCATGCAATGTGCGGGCATCTTGGCTGAGCTCGGTACCGAATACTTTTAAGGGGGAAATACGACCCAGCACACCATGACCAATCTCATGAGCAATAAGGTCTAGTGTCGCCAGAGAGTAGTGTGTTGCATAGCCATCGCTAAAACTGGCGTAAGCACCGTCCCAGAATGCTTTTATATCGATTTCGTTACCGTAGTGAACACGCAAACGTATTTTGTCCTCTAGTGGGGGTTCGCCTAAATATTTTAAAAACGTATCGTATACCATGGTGCCGTAAAACATGGCGTCGTTGAGGGTGGAGTAGGTCCAGGTGCCTATGTCGTCGGTAATGTCACGGTATGTATTGATTGGGTTTGCATCGCACACAAACGAATAGGCTGGGAATGCTGCTTCACTTACAGTGTTGGGGCTACCTGTCGTTGTCTTTGTTTCCCATGCGGTATCTTTACTGTTGTCCATATCGGTAACGCTCACTAAGCCATTATCAAATGTTTTGTAAGGCGGACCTTTCTATTTGGATATGTGGGCGGGTATCGCCGTAATACCAGTGCATTTGTTCGTTACCACCGGGGCCAGCCAAATGCGTGTTACCGGTGAAGTCGTGAAACGCGATGAGTTGTCCCTCGATAGACATGCCTGCACTGTTGGTGGGGTGCACAAGTACTGCAGTTGCTCCTTCTGGAATCGTGCTATCGATTAATGTAGCGAGCTGGTAGCCTGCAACCGAATTCGGTTCATTCCAAGGTTCTCCAATAGGGTTGCCTGCATTGTCTGCCCAATACACGGTTAAAGATGACGCTCGTGTGGAGTCGGTGGGGCTTGGTGAGGGCGCATTGATTACGGCTGTAACACTGAGTAGACCGCGCTCACCGTTTGTATCCCGTATGGTGGCATAGCTAATGTTGTTGGTGGGTATGCCGGTGGTCGGGTTGGGTTCCGGCTCTGGCGTAGGTACTGGGGGCAGATTGTTAGATGGCACGCCTCCCGAGCCGCCGCATGCACTGGTTAGCGCGCAACTGAGTAATAAAGTGGATAAAAGGATGTTCTTACAATGAATCACGGGGTATACCTGTCGGGTGTTGGGCGAGGTTATTCTAATATATGCGGTGAACTTTGCAAAAGATGTTGATAGGTTATTCAGAAGCCCTTTGGTTGTTTTTTCGGCGCAGCTAATAGGTTACCGGGTTCTTCAAGATGGCCTTACGGCACAGAATGTAAAACCATAACCCAAGCCAGAATTGGACAGGTCTCTCTTGAGGTTACTCCGTTTTGTCACCGTTATATAGGTTGTGTTCGGCGGGCGTATTGGCGTATGTGGGAATGAGTAACCACTACCATTAGTAGATGGATCGATCGTATCCAGCATTTTAGTCAGTATTATGCTTCTAGCGCTGGAAGTGGACAAAAATTAAAAGCCTACGCTGAATTGTTTTGGCGAGCGTGGTACAAGCGTTTGTTCTTCTGCTGCGTAGGCTTACTGATCAGAGCCGGTATGTTTTGTCATTGCTGTTTTACTGTGAGTTTTTATCGTGGCAGATCTGTTACGGGTCTCAGGCATAAGGAGTCTTTCTCTTTGTGATAGATCGGCCAATTTTGTGAAATTGTGATTAGTGAAGCCTACATGCACGCTATGTTCACCCTTTATGCGTAGACTCTGTGCTCCCCTATAACCCCCTATGGAGTTTAATGATGAGAAGGTGCTTAACATTTGTAGTTTTATGTATAGCCGGTACAACGATGTCCTCTGCGTGGAGTGCTGACGAAATTACCTTTAGCACATCAGAAATCACGGATAACCTTTACCTGATCGAAGGGCAGGGCGGTTTCGCTGGCGGTAATATGGTGTTGTCTGTGGGTGACGACGGTGTTGTTTTAATTGATGACAGCATGCCGCCACTGCTAGATAAGCTGAAAGCCGCAATTCGTGATGTTAGTGAGCGCCCTGTGGATTTTTTGATAAATACTCATATGCACGGCGATCATACTGGTAATAACGCCGCCTTTGGTAGCGGTATTACCCATGTTGTCGGGCATGAAAATGTGCGTGAGAGAATGAAACACGCCGAAATCGATACGCCGGAAGGAAAAAAGCCTACACCGAAAGCGGCGTTGCCTGTGATTACGTTTTCTGAAGAAATTCATTTTCACCTGAATGGAGATCGCGCTCGAGTGGTACATTTAGCTGATGCACACACGGACGGCGATGCCATTATCATCTTTGAGAAACACAATGTGATTCATGCTGGCGATATATTCTTCAATGGCTTATTTCCGTTTATCGATTTGAATAACGGGGGGTCGGCAAAAGGGTATTTGGCGGCGCAGCAAGCTATTTACGCTGAGGCGAATGAGAGCACCGTGATTGTGCCGGGCCATGGGCCGATAGCAAAGCGTAGCGATTTAAAAAAGAGTATTAAAATGCTGTCTCAGGCGATATCTAAGGTGTCAGCGCTGAAAGACAGCGGTAAATCACTAGACGAGGTTATTGTTCTTAACCCGCTTAAAACGTTTCATAAGGATTGGGACTGGGGGTTTATCTCGACAGAAAAGATGACTCGTACGTTATATCAAGACTTATAGCGGGAGGCTTTAACACTCCCAATAGGAAAGCCGAGTATTACCGTTGAGGTTGCTCGGTTTTTTTACGTCTGCTCTTGGGGCTGTGTGAGATAGCGGGCTGTATGCCGTAACGGTCAGCAGGTAAACGTGCAGAAGAAATATAATGATAGATTGGTGATGAAGGTTAGATAGTAAGGGAGCGGCGGAGCTTAGAGTGGCTCGCAGGCGCTGTGCAGGGGGGTGTTTGTGTCTAGCA is a genomic window of Teredinibacter purpureus containing:
- a CDS encoding transglycosylase SLT domain-containing protein: MRHVLPLNAKALQPGIVCLVTLFLVLLPSPAFSDKEVNASVPADVLEFSYPASSDSFYQQRNDYFVQMLTLALERSGRAYSIKPVAVATMNEKRSKIFIKSGRYNTHWMLTNNESENELLPVRIPLYKGLIGWRLLAIHKSQQDRFAKINKVEELKALTATQGLGWPDVSILQAHGFTLRLGVEWNSLLELMSTQRVDYMPLAVNDIWSTTERLHKKNLVVENHLVLHYPSAYYFFLDKTLTEHAAALSAGLNNAIADGSFDRLFQKKFGDVITHSKLNQRRVLKLNNPLIPIRTPLRVPSLWFSPQAPAKDNLGYGASAI
- a CDS encoding MBL fold metallo-hydrolase, which codes for MSSAWSADEITFSTSEITDNLYLIEGQGGFAGGNMVLSVGDDGVVLIDDSMPPLLDKLKAAIRDVSERPVDFLINTHMHGDHTGNNAAFGSGITHVVGHENVRERMKHAEIDTPEGKKPTPKAALPVITFSEEIHFHLNGDRARVVHLADAHTDGDAIIIFEKHNVIHAGDIFFNGLFPFIDLNNGGSAKGYLAAQQAIYAEANESTVIVPGHGPIAKRSDLKKSIKMLSQAISKVSALKDSGKSLDEVIVLNPLKTFHKDWDWGFISTEKMTRTLYQDL
- a CDS encoding PKD domain-containing protein; the encoded protein is MDNSKDTAWETKTTTGSPNTVSEAAFPAYSFVCDANPINTYRDITDDIGTWTYSTLNDAMFYGTMVYDTFLKYLGEPPLEDKIRLRVHYGNEIDIKAFWDGAYASFSDGYATHYSLATLDLIAHEIGHGVLGRISPLKVFGTELSQDARTLHEAFGDISGVMAKYEWTSSEDNWVHGEESAGNVRTLDHIVTEYGAIPSALDYAEAGDNYYKRIGMITYPFYLLSQNWGLEETYRVYISAARQCWLPNTTLTLAAECVQQQAASAGWPASDVSDAFKTVKIQLFEEGVLSHYIATLESLTAAFTDDSRSTSQVTQWLWDFGDGNQSTQENPTHTYTQAGNYNVTLTVTDQSGDTDIFGRDIYVTRQTE